One window of the Streptococcus parasanguinis ATCC 15912 genome contains the following:
- a CDS encoding DUF2200 family protein has translation MMARVYNLSFSTVYTALVQKVLRKGGKEISLDQITSRLTGYSLAELKEWKKSDGSYGDFFRQAPAYHPNRTLITGKICGVQIETIQDPLMQEIRRLDRLADWLSKGKTVEQLVEKYQLKKEKS, from the coding sequence CTGATGGCAAGAGTTTACAATTTATCATTTTCAACTGTATACACAGCTTTAGTCCAAAAAGTCTTACGAAAGGGTGGAAAAGAGATAAGCCTTGACCAAATCACCTCGCGATTAACAGGCTATTCTCTGGCGGAACTAAAAGAATGGAAAAAGAGTGACGGAAGTTATGGAGATTTCTTTCGCCAAGCTCCCGCCTATCACCCCAACCGGACATTGATTACTGGGAAAATTTGTGGCGTGCAAATTGAAACGATTCAGGATCCTTTGATGCAAGAAATTCGCCGCTTAGATCGTCTGGCTGATTGGTTAAGTAAGGGAAAGACTGTTGAGCAATTGGTTGAAAAATACCAGCTAAAAAAGGAGAAGTCATGA
- a CDS encoding helix-turn-helix domain-containing protein, translating to MKEIGAVFRQIRESRHISLEEATGGEFSRSMLSRFERGENDLTTQRFFQALQQIKTSLSEFSHLAGIDQHSFIPKLLKEHYENMSLEHDQALYQSYQLAYQKDQKKEDFLASIILKAKILGLYPEVELAASQEELDFLYDYLFSVMVWGNFELSLFSLTSPLFSSQLYRQYTEELVQREDFKLLLDSSRPAINSIFLNGFFLAISSNEFEDATYFDQLIKDHFYSENEAYLRTVYLYAKGEFLYRKGEKEIGLEKMEQAIQVLSILDCKDSANYYKQGLQELINKS from the coding sequence ATGAAAGAAATCGGAGCTGTTTTTCGACAAATACGTGAAAGTCGCCACATCTCTTTAGAGGAAGCAACTGGAGGCGAATTTTCACGCTCTATGCTGTCGCGATTTGAAAGAGGAGAAAACGATCTGACGACGCAACGGTTTTTTCAGGCTTTGCAACAGATCAAAACCAGCCTCAGTGAGTTCTCTCATCTAGCAGGAATCGATCAGCACTCCTTTATTCCCAAATTGTTGAAAGAGCACTATGAAAACATGAGCTTGGAACACGATCAAGCCTTGTACCAAAGCTACCAGCTAGCCTATCAGAAAGATCAGAAAAAAGAAGACTTCTTAGCCAGCATTATTCTCAAGGCCAAAATCCTTGGCTTATATCCTGAGGTAGAGTTGGCTGCTAGCCAAGAGGAACTAGATTTCCTCTATGACTACCTCTTCTCTGTCATGGTCTGGGGAAATTTTGAGTTAAGCCTATTTTCACTGACCTCTCCTCTTTTCTCTAGTCAGCTCTATCGACAATACACAGAGGAGTTGGTCCAACGGGAGGATTTCAAGCTTCTCCTAGATTCCTCTCGTCCTGCCATCAATTCTATTTTCCTTAATGGCTTTTTTCTCGCCATTAGTTCAAATGAATTTGAAGATGCAACCTATTTTGATCAGCTGATCAAGGACCACTTTTACTCTGAGAACGAAGCCTACCTTCGGACGGTTTATCTCTACGCCAAAGGAGAATTTCTCTATCGAAAGGGAGAAAAAGAAATCGGTCTTGAAAAGATGGAACAGGCCATCCAGGTTCTCTCTATTCTGGATTGTAAGGACAGTGCCAACTACTACAAACAGGGCCTGCAAGAACTGATCAATAAATCCTAA
- a CDS encoding MFS transporter, whose amino-acid sequence MKLLARNKIFALLSLSRFLNTLGAAIYNLVFVVFAASMPQPSLAVGIANLIVFIPSLFTIFVGMKADHTKKKANWLIRIGYLQAMLFILIALMTKIPGYLAFSIVCFLNIVSDCLSDYRGGLQLPIMKKNIPDEDLMEAYSFNQLLSMVCSISGQALGVWLLAISHQNFALVASINALAFLLSSTCLLMRKKQLTHDPVIEPKSKNSLVHECQEMYQNAKSIFADEEVHHFGKLLFSLVLINALGGSISGIYNLQLLHSPFFQLSFSQSLLILEAVTILSMVWASLTPHDYFSKQSLHHILLWIAGGLTMLGLTNILVHWDILSLLLITFLGYLVAKINPKVSSLLMSKLPAEKLASTSNFLGLMVSFAMPLGTALFSSLAIWSLPLAWGIFAILGFTTLLLTTK is encoded by the coding sequence ATGAAACTCTTAGCTCGTAATAAAATTTTTGCCTTACTTAGTCTTTCTCGCTTTTTGAATACCCTTGGCGCTGCCATCTACAATCTGGTCTTTGTGGTCTTTGCTGCCAGTATGCCACAACCGAGCCTAGCAGTTGGCATTGCCAATCTCATTGTATTTATTCCCAGCCTCTTTACCATTTTTGTCGGCATGAAGGCTGACCACACGAAGAAAAAAGCTAACTGGTTGATCCGCATCGGCTATCTCCAAGCGATGCTCTTCATCCTTATTGCTCTCATGACCAAGATTCCGGGTTACCTAGCCTTTTCGATTGTTTGCTTCTTAAACATTGTTTCAGATTGTTTGAGCGATTATCGAGGAGGCTTGCAACTCCCCATCATGAAAAAGAACATCCCCGACGAGGATTTGATGGAGGCCTATTCCTTCAACCAACTACTTAGTATGGTCTGCTCGATTTCTGGACAAGCCCTAGGGGTTTGGCTGCTAGCCATCAGCCATCAAAATTTTGCTCTGGTCGCTTCAATCAATGCGCTGGCTTTTCTCCTGTCTTCCACTTGTCTCCTGATGAGAAAAAAGCAGCTGACACATGATCCCGTCATTGAGCCCAAAAGTAAGAATTCTTTGGTACACGAATGCCAAGAGATGTACCAGAACGCCAAAAGTATTTTTGCAGATGAGGAGGTTCACCACTTTGGCAAGTTGCTCTTCTCATTGGTTCTCATCAATGCCCTTGGGGGATCCATCTCAGGTATCTACAATCTGCAACTGCTTCACTCCCCCTTCTTTCAGTTGAGCTTTAGCCAATCCCTCTTGATCTTAGAGGCAGTGACTATTTTAAGCATGGTCTGGGCTAGCCTGACACCCCACGATTATTTTTCCAAGCAATCGCTCCACCATATCCTCCTGTGGATCGCAGGTGGGCTGACCATGCTTGGTCTCACAAATATCCTGGTACACTGGGACATTCTTTCCCTTCTACTCATCACTTTCCTTGGTTATCTTGTAGCAAAAATCAACCCAAAAGTTTCCAGTCTTTTAATGAGTAAATTGCCCGCTGAAAAATTAGCTTCTACCTCTAACTTTTTGGGACTGATGGTCAGCTTTGCCATGCCACTTGGGACAGCTCTCTTTTCTAGTCTAGCTATCTGGAGCCTTCCCCTAGCGTGGGGGATCTTTGCCATCCTTGGTTTCACTACCCTCCTCTTAACTACCAAATAA
- the htpX gene encoding zinc metalloprotease HtpX gives MLFDQIASNKRRTWILLIAFFILLAIIGAAVGYLWLGSSLGGVILALIIGGIYAFSMIFQSTEVVMRMNGAREVTEEQAPQLYHIVQDMAMVAQIPMPRVYIVDDPSMNAFATGSNPQNAAVAATTGLLAVMNREELEGVIGHEVSHIRNYDIRISTIAVALASAITMLSSIGGRMMWWGGGRSRDDDREGSGGLEIVMLILSLLTIVLAPLAATLVQLAISRQREFLADASSVELTRNPQGMINALLKLDNSEPMQRHVDDASSALFINDPKKESGLQKLFYTHPPIAERVARLRKM, from the coding sequence ATGCTGTTTGACCAAATTGCAAGCAATAAAAGGAGAACCTGGATTCTCCTTATTGCTTTTTTCATACTCTTGGCTATCATCGGAGCAGCCGTTGGCTACCTCTGGTTAGGCTCTTCCCTTGGTGGCGTCATCCTAGCTTTGATTATTGGTGGAATCTATGCCTTTAGCATGATTTTCCAATCAACTGAAGTTGTCATGCGGATGAACGGGGCGCGTGAGGTAACGGAAGAGCAAGCCCCTCAACTCTACCATATTGTACAAGATATGGCCATGGTAGCTCAAATCCCTATGCCTCGAGTTTATATTGTAGATGATCCATCCATGAATGCATTTGCGACAGGGTCTAATCCTCAAAATGCAGCCGTTGCAGCGACAACAGGTCTACTGGCTGTGATGAACCGTGAGGAATTGGAGGGAGTTATCGGACATGAAGTCAGCCATATTCGCAATTACGATATCCGCATCTCCACGATTGCGGTTGCCCTTGCCAGTGCCATCACCATGCTTTCTAGTATTGGTGGCCGGATGATGTGGTGGGGCGGTGGCCGTAGCCGGGACGATGATCGAGAAGGTAGCGGTGGTTTGGAGATTGTTATGTTGATCCTTTCCCTGCTTACCATCGTTTTAGCGCCATTAGCAGCGACCTTGGTCCAGTTAGCCATTTCTCGTCAACGGGAGTTCCTAGCAGACGCTTCAAGTGTTGAATTGACGCGGAATCCTCAAGGGATGATCAATGCTTTGTTAAAACTAGACAATAGCGAACCAATGCAACGACATGTCGATGATGCGAGCAGTGCTCTTTTTATCAACGATCCTAAAAAAGAATCCGGATTGCAAAAACTCTTTTATACCCACCCACCCATTGCTGAGCGGGTGGCACGTTTAAGAAAAATGTAA
- a CDS encoding LemA family protein — MIWIILGIIVVLVLIVVGVYNGLVKSRMQTREAWSQIDVQLKRRNDLIPNLIETVKGYAKYEGDTLAKVTQLRQQVAQASSPAEAMAASDALSRQVAGIFAVAENYPDLKANTNFMQLQEELTNTENKISYARQLYNSVTSNYNVKLETFPTNVIAGMFGFKQAEFLQVPEEEKAVPKVDFSGLGD; from the coding sequence ATGATTTGGATTATTCTTGGGATCATTGTGGTCCTTGTGTTAATTGTAGTAGGAGTATACAACGGTTTGGTGAAAAGCCGGATGCAAACTCGCGAAGCATGGAGTCAAATTGATGTGCAATTGAAACGTCGGAATGACTTGATTCCAAACTTGATCGAAACCGTTAAAGGCTATGCCAAGTACGAAGGAGATACACTTGCAAAAGTGACTCAACTTCGCCAACAAGTAGCGCAAGCTTCTTCACCTGCAGAAGCAATGGCGGCCAGCGATGCTCTTTCTCGTCAAGTAGCAGGCATCTTTGCGGTGGCTGAAAACTACCCAGACTTGAAAGCTAACACCAACTTCATGCAATTGCAAGAAGAATTGACCAACACAGAAAATAAAATTTCTTATGCTCGTCAATTGTACAACAGTGTCACAAGCAACTATAATGTGAAATTGGAAACTTTCCCAACAAACGTGATTGCTGGAATGTTTGGCTTCAAACAGGCTGAATTCCTTCAAGTGCCTGAAGAAGAAAAAGCAGTACCAAAGGTGGACTTTAGCGGATTAGGAGACTAA
- the rsmG gene encoding 16S rRNA (guanine(527)-N(7))-methyltransferase RsmG, whose amino-acid sequence MKPEEFYVRLADLGFPLTDRQKEQYERYFELLVEWNEKINLTAITAKEEVYLKHFYDSIAPILQGLIENQPIRLLDIGAGAGFPSLPMKILFPELDVTIIDSLNKRINFLHLLAEELGLNGVHFYHGRAEDFAQDKAFRAQFDIVTARAVARMQVLSELTIPYLKVGGRLLALKASNAPEELEEAKNALSLLFSKVEDNLQYELPNGDPRYITVVEKKKETPNKYPRKAGMPNKRPL is encoded by the coding sequence ATGAAACCAGAAGAATTTTATGTCCGTTTAGCCGATCTCGGCTTCCCATTAACTGATCGCCAAAAAGAGCAATACGAACGGTATTTTGAGCTCCTCGTTGAATGGAATGAGAAGATTAATCTCACTGCCATCACCGCAAAAGAAGAAGTCTATCTCAAGCATTTTTATGATTCTATCGCACCCATTTTACAAGGTTTGATCGAAAACCAACCTATCCGTCTCTTGGATATCGGAGCTGGTGCTGGCTTTCCCAGCCTTCCTATGAAGATTCTTTTCCCTGAGCTGGATGTGACCATCATTGATTCCCTTAATAAGCGGATCAATTTTCTCCACTTGCTGGCTGAAGAGTTGGGCTTAAATGGGGTTCATTTCTACCATGGACGAGCTGAAGACTTTGCGCAAGACAAGGCCTTTCGTGCCCAATTTGATATCGTAACTGCCCGCGCCGTTGCCCGCATGCAGGTCCTCTCTGAACTGACCATCCCTTACCTGAAAGTAGGGGGACGGCTCCTTGCTCTCAAGGCTAGCAATGCTCCAGAAGAGTTGGAAGAAGCCAAAAATGCCCTGAGCCTGCTATTTAGTAAGGTTGAAGACAATCTACAGTATGAATTGCCAAACGGGGATCCACGCTATATCACTGTTGTCGAAAAGAAAAAAGAAACCCCCAATAAATACCCAAGAAAAGCAGGTATGCCCAATAAGCGGCCATTGTAG
- a CDS encoding carbohydrate kinase family protein, producing the protein MTAALIIGSTVCDVMIYLDCLPSREGDAHIDHQQWSVGGCAFNVVNILHFLSQPYQFVSPVGSGMYGDFIRRELKQLGISSSFSLEGANGCCYCFVESDGERTFLSDHGVEYSFQAEWLKEIETDPFDYIYLCGLEVEEPTGLALVQSVSKLEGQVIFAPGPRGLLIPKERLEAIYDLHPILHVNEAEALAFSGCREIQPAIEHLYQRTGQLVIVTLGENGAVAYDGNWYEADGFPTEVVDTVGAGDSHVGAFISARLEGLDMTQALRFANKVSSQIVASKGVHLTKEQQEALRTELKQK; encoded by the coding sequence ATGACAGCTGCGTTAATTATTGGTTCTACAGTTTGTGATGTGATGATTTACTTGGATTGTTTGCCAAGTCGTGAAGGAGATGCCCATATTGATCACCAGCAATGGTCTGTGGGAGGTTGTGCCTTTAATGTCGTCAATATCCTTCATTTTTTGTCGCAACCCTACCAGTTTGTCTCGCCAGTCGGTTCTGGGATGTATGGTGATTTTATCCGGAGAGAGCTGAAACAATTAGGGATTTCCTCTAGCTTCTCATTAGAAGGGGCCAATGGTTGCTGTTACTGCTTTGTAGAGTCTGATGGTGAGAGGACTTTCTTATCGGACCACGGAGTGGAGTATAGCTTCCAAGCAGAGTGGCTAAAAGAGATCGAGACAGATCCGTTTGATTACATCTACTTGTGTGGCCTTGAAGTTGAGGAGCCAACCGGTCTTGCATTGGTCCAGTCTGTTTCGAAACTAGAAGGCCAGGTGATTTTCGCACCTGGGCCACGTGGACTCTTGATTCCAAAGGAACGACTGGAAGCAATTTATGATTTGCATCCAATTCTCCATGTTAATGAGGCTGAAGCACTGGCTTTTTCAGGGTGTAGAGAGATCCAGCCAGCCATCGAACACTTGTATCAGAGAACGGGACAATTAGTCATTGTCACCTTGGGTGAAAACGGAGCGGTTGCCTACGATGGCAACTGGTATGAGGCAGACGGTTTTCCAACAGAAGTCGTCGACACAGTAGGTGCTGGAGATAGCCATGTGGGAGCTTTTATATCCGCTCGTTTAGAAGGTTTAGATATGACGCAAGCCTTAAGATTTGCTAACAAAGTCTCTAGCCAGATTGTTGCGAGTAAGGGCGTTCATCTGACAAAAGAGCAGCAAGAAGCCCTGCGAACAGAATTGAAACAAAAATAA
- a CDS encoding SDR family NAD(P)-dependent oxidoreductase, with translation MSETILVTGASAGFGQAICRRLVADGYRVIGSARRIEKLQALQEELGEAFYPLQMDVTDLSQVDHALASLPKAWERVDVLVNNAGLALGLALAYEAEVADWLTMIQTNIVGLTYLTRKILPQMVERNDGYIINLGSTAGTVPYPGANVYGASKAFVKQFSLNLRADLAGKKIRVSNIEPGLCEGTEFSSVRFKGDEKRVEALYRDAHAIQPEDIANTVAWLIQQPKHVNVNRIEIMPVSQTFGPQPVYRD, from the coding sequence ATGTCAGAAACGATTTTAGTAACAGGAGCTTCAGCTGGTTTTGGTCAAGCGATTTGCCGTCGCTTAGTAGCAGATGGATACCGTGTGATCGGATCAGCTAGACGCATTGAAAAATTACAGGCTCTCCAAGAAGAGCTGGGAGAAGCCTTTTATCCCCTGCAAATGGATGTGACGGATCTTTCTCAGGTAGATCATGCACTTGCCAGTTTGCCAAAAGCTTGGGAGAGAGTGGATGTTTTGGTTAATAATGCTGGCTTGGCTCTAGGCCTCGCCCTAGCTTATGAAGCAGAGGTCGCAGACTGGCTGACCATGATTCAGACCAATATTGTCGGCTTGACCTATCTGACAAGGAAAATCTTGCCTCAGATGGTGGAACGAAATGATGGCTATATTATTAATTTGGGCTCTACAGCAGGAACTGTGCCTTATCCAGGGGCCAATGTTTACGGGGCATCCAAGGCTTTTGTCAAGCAATTCTCCCTCAATCTTCGGGCGGATCTAGCTGGCAAGAAGATTCGTGTCAGCAATATTGAACCCGGTCTTTGTGAAGGGACAGAGTTCTCTTCTGTTCGCTTTAAAGGGGATGAAAAACGGGTAGAGGCCCTCTATCGCGATGCCCATGCCATTCAGCCTGAAGACATTGCCAACACCGTAGCTTGGTTGATCCAACAGCCCAAGCATGTCAATGTCAATCGGATTGAAATCATGCCGGTTTCCCAAACCTTTGGCCCTCAACCCGTTTACCGTGATTAA
- a CDS encoding energy-coupling factor transporter transmembrane component T family protein yields the protein MKHRLVGYHEGTSFLHRLSGASKLLFLLFVSLAAMLSYDTRLLLGIGLGALALFSTARIRFRDISFVLAFALVFALLNVVMVYLFAPQYGVEIYGAKTVLMKGWGSYSITSQELFYLFNLALKYVCTIPLALIFLMTTHPSQFASSLNQIGVSYKIAYSVSLTLRYIPDVQEEYQTIKLSQEARGVELSKKAKLIQRIKGNLQIISPLIFGSLERIDSISTAMELRRFGKNKKRTWYSHQAMEMKDYGMILSALAVLVLSIVLIFLNQGRFYNPWR from the coding sequence ATGAAGCATCGATTAGTCGGCTACCATGAGGGGACGAGTTTTCTTCATCGCCTTTCAGGTGCGAGTAAGTTACTCTTTCTTCTTTTTGTATCTCTTGCCGCCATGTTGAGTTATGATACTCGGCTCCTTTTAGGAATTGGTCTGGGTGCTCTGGCCTTGTTCTCTACTGCCCGCATTCGTTTTCGGGATATTTCATTTGTACTTGCATTTGCTCTTGTTTTTGCACTGTTAAATGTTGTCATGGTCTATCTCTTTGCCCCTCAGTATGGTGTAGAGATCTATGGGGCAAAAACGGTACTGATGAAGGGGTGGGGTTCATATAGTATCACCTCGCAGGAACTCTTTTATCTTTTTAATCTAGCTCTTAAGTATGTCTGTACCATACCTCTAGCCTTGATTTTTTTGATGACGACCCATCCTAGTCAGTTTGCTTCAAGCCTCAACCAAATTGGCGTATCATACAAGATTGCCTATTCTGTCAGCTTGACTCTGCGTTACATTCCTGACGTACAAGAAGAATATCAAACGATTAAATTGTCTCAGGAAGCTAGAGGGGTGGAATTGTCCAAAAAGGCCAAGCTGATCCAGCGGATCAAAGGCAATTTACAAATCATCTCTCCCTTAATCTTTGGCTCCCTTGAGCGGATTGACAGTATTTCTACAGCCATGGAATTACGTCGCTTTGGTAAAAATAAAAAGCGGACCTGGTATTCTCATCAAGCCATGGAAATGAAAGATTATGGGATGATTCTATCAGCCTTGGCTGTTCTGGTTTTGAGTATTGTCCTGATCTTTCTCAATCAGGGACGTTTTTACAATCCATGGAGGTAA
- a CDS encoding ABC transporter ATP-binding protein, translated as MKEAMIELKDFSFQYKAQSEPTLKNLNLTIYKGEKVLIVGPSGSGKSTIGQCLNGIIPNIYKGTSSGQFLIQGKETFDLSIYEKSHLVSTVLQDTDGQFIGLSVAEDLAFALENDMVELGTMKERVQSWAERLDLMKLLDHRPQDLSGGQKQRVSLAGVLIDESPILLFDEPLANLDPKSGQDIIDLIDQIHEEQGTTTIIIEHRLEDVLYRPVDRVILINQGQVLFNGRPDELLRTTLLAENGIREPLYLTTLRQLGQDINQLEHLDRLDDIQLDDVNCVIPEATFTKTGEAEELLKLEQISFAYQENHPILKNISLTIPKGQRLAIVGKNGAGKSTLAKAICGFITTEGQYTSRGEDIKQESVKERAERVGYVLQNPNQMISTNMIFDEVALGLRLRGISEEDIKERVYQALKTCGLYEFRKWPISALSYGQKKRVTIASILVLGPEILVLDEPTAGQDQRNYTDIMEFLDSLQEKGHTIVMITHDMQLMLDYSDRALVVSDGQILADLSPAELFTHPDILQEANLKETSIFALANRLGMDPLALTQFYMQQKGVDHEASISRLP; from the coding sequence ATGAAAGAAGCAATGATTGAACTGAAGGATTTTTCCTTCCAATACAAGGCACAGTCTGAACCAACCTTGAAAAATCTCAACTTAACCATTTATAAGGGGGAAAAGGTTCTGATTGTTGGGCCATCTGGCTCTGGCAAGTCAACCATTGGCCAGTGCTTAAATGGGATTATCCCCAATATCTATAAGGGAACCAGTAGTGGGCAATTCCTCATTCAGGGGAAAGAAACCTTTGATCTCAGTATTTATGAGAAATCTCATTTGGTCAGTACGGTTTTGCAAGATACAGATGGCCAGTTTATCGGTTTGAGTGTCGCAGAAGACTTGGCTTTTGCCCTTGAAAATGACATGGTTGAGCTGGGAACGATGAAAGAGCGTGTGCAGAGTTGGGCAGAACGCTTAGATTTGATGAAGCTCTTGGATCATCGGCCTCAAGATTTATCCGGTGGGCAAAAACAACGGGTCAGCTTGGCGGGCGTTCTGATTGACGAAAGTCCGATCCTCCTCTTTGATGAGCCACTGGCTAATCTAGATCCCAAATCGGGTCAGGATATTATTGATCTGATTGATCAGATTCATGAAGAACAGGGGACGACCACCATTATTATCGAACACCGTTTAGAGGATGTACTCTATCGTCCTGTCGATCGGGTTATCTTGATCAATCAAGGACAAGTTCTCTTTAATGGTCGACCAGATGAGTTGTTGAGAACGACACTTCTGGCTGAAAATGGGATTCGAGAACCCCTCTATTTAACAACTCTTCGCCAGCTTGGTCAGGATATCAATCAATTGGAGCATCTGGATCGTTTGGACGATATCCAACTGGATGATGTAAATTGTGTGATTCCAGAAGCGACCTTTACTAAAACTGGTGAAGCAGAAGAACTATTGAAGTTGGAGCAGATTTCCTTTGCTTATCAAGAAAATCATCCGATCTTAAAAAATATATCCCTCACGATTCCGAAAGGGCAGCGCTTAGCGATTGTCGGGAAGAATGGGGCAGGGAAATCAACTCTTGCGAAAGCCATCTGTGGATTCATTACCACAGAAGGACAATACACCTCTAGAGGCGAAGATATCAAGCAGGAGAGTGTCAAGGAACGGGCTGAGCGAGTAGGCTATGTCCTACAAAACCCCAATCAAATGATTTCAACCAATATGATTTTTGACGAAGTCGCTCTAGGTTTGCGCTTGCGGGGGATATCGGAAGAAGATATTAAGGAGCGTGTCTATCAAGCACTGAAAACTTGTGGTCTCTATGAGTTTCGTAAATGGCCGATTTCTGCCCTCTCATATGGGCAAAAGAAACGGGTGACCATCGCCTCTATACTAGTTTTAGGACCAGAAATTTTGGTCTTGGACGAGCCGACAGCAGGTCAGGACCAGCGCAATTACACTGACATCATGGAATTTCTAGATAGCTTGCAAGAAAAAGGCCATACCATTGTCATGATTACCCATGATATGCAACTGATGTTGGATTATTCTGATCGTGCACTTGTGGTATCAGACGGACAAATTCTAGCTGATCTCTCACCTGCAGAGCTGTTCACTCATCCGGATATTTTACAAGAGGCTAATCTCAAAGAGACTTCGATTTTTGCCTTAGCCAATCGATTAGGAATGGATCCCTTGGCGCTAACGCAGTTTTATATGCAACAGAAAGGAGTAGATCATGAAGCATCGATTAGTCGGCTACCATGA
- a CDS encoding nucleoside phosphorylase, which yields MLLEEFDANRQAIINPQDLHQPIEGFPKVVISCFSRVTFARLLENYDHEVIARTSMANFEVLVYGITIGDQQIGAFNAPVGAASCVGIIEDLIQFGMEKLVLFGTCGVLDRDIEATSIIIPTAALRDEGTSYHYLPASDEVEVNKKTLPLFQAFLDSHKVSYQSGKVWTTDAPYRETIDKMKRRKEAGAICVDMECSAVAALAAYRGFELCHFFYAADHLSEEKWDIRTLSSHEDLDSKDRIAELAIQFALFWEKAN from the coding sequence ATGCTGTTAGAAGAATTTGATGCCAATCGACAGGCGATTATCAATCCACAAGACTTACACCAACCAATTGAAGGATTTCCCAAAGTTGTCATCTCTTGCTTTTCAAGAGTAACTTTTGCTCGCCTCCTTGAGAATTACGATCATGAGGTCATTGCAAGAACCTCCATGGCCAATTTTGAAGTCTTGGTCTATGGGATCACTATTGGAGACCAACAGATTGGTGCCTTTAATGCACCCGTTGGGGCTGCTTCCTGTGTGGGGATTATAGAGGATCTGATTCAATTTGGGATGGAAAAACTCGTTCTTTTTGGGACCTGTGGAGTTTTAGATCGAGATATTGAAGCGACTTCCATCATCATTCCAACAGCTGCTCTTCGCGACGAGGGGACTAGTTACCACTATCTTCCGGCTAGTGATGAAGTGGAAGTAAATAAGAAAACCCTCCCTCTCTTCCAAGCCTTTCTGGACAGTCATAAGGTTTCTTATCAGTCGGGAAAAGTGTGGACGACAGATGCACCCTACCGAGAAACCATCGACAAGATGAAGCGACGAAAGGAAGCAGGAGCCATCTGTGTGGATATGGAATGTTCGGCAGTGGCAGCTTTAGCAGCTTATAGGGGCTTTGAGCTCTGCCATTTCTTCTATGCAGCTGACCACCTCTCGGAAGAAAAATGGGATATCCGAACCTTATCTAGTCATGAGGATTTAGATAGCAAGGATCGCATCGCGGAGTTAGCCATCCAATTTGCGCTCTTTTGGGAAAAGGCAAACTAA
- a CDS encoding DUF4299 family protein, whose product MSIVFSIKNKKSLFGYQKVLAAQEVLKLVEGLTTYNYDPATLHRPLNDFEGLNCIVFGKSGLPLQLRYFDEEESYQIQVPSFAIEEDWQLALRWLSRLAEVLGTEIVASDGVSYTPDSIFHFDYEVVILETLGNVTKEKDIKEFEVQGFAHPVYLDRDTVQEVLNHVHPLEAYSAFIKKIQYSAAYFSQVRFYQQEETGAFLASYSLTEDTDTVLPSVPHVPAEYVEIVGLAGIIDWQVLLVAIDGDPDKPENYHPIGSLALKNLLAALEPDEFQLLDASQIEIKKLSKERLLELAQLENK is encoded by the coding sequence ATGAGTATCGTGTTTTCAATCAAAAATAAAAAGAGCTTATTTGGCTATCAGAAAGTACTCGCAGCACAGGAAGTTCTTAAATTGGTGGAAGGGTTGACGACCTACAACTATGATCCTGCCACCCTTCATCGTCCTTTAAATGATTTTGAAGGCTTGAACTGTATCGTATTTGGTAAGAGCGGTCTTCCTCTGCAGTTACGCTATTTTGATGAAGAAGAGTCTTATCAAATTCAGGTGCCCTCTTTTGCGATAGAAGAAGATTGGCAGTTGGCCCTTCGATGGCTTAGTCGCCTCGCAGAAGTATTAGGAACGGAGATTGTGGCTAGTGACGGCGTGAGCTATACTCCAGATTCTATTTTCCATTTTGATTATGAAGTCGTTATCCTAGAAACGTTGGGTAATGTGACGAAAGAAAAAGATATAAAAGAGTTTGAAGTACAAGGCTTCGCTCATCCAGTCTATTTGGATCGGGATACAGTGCAGGAAGTCTTGAACCATGTCCATCCACTAGAAGCCTACTCTGCCTTTATCAAGAAGATTCAATATAGTGCAGCTTATTTCAGTCAAGTCCGTTTTTATCAACAGGAGGAGACAGGAGCCTTCTTAGCCAGCTATAGCTTGACAGAAGATACGGATACGGTCTTGCCAAGCGTGCCACATGTTCCTGCAGAATATGTAGAAATTGTGGGCTTAGCGGGTATCATTGATTGGCAAGTTCTATTGGTTGCGATCGATGGAGATCCGGATAAGCCAGAAAATTACCATCCAATTGGGTCTCTTGCACTGAAGAATCTATTGGCAGCGCTAGAGCCAGATGAATTCCAGCTGCTAGATGCTAGTCAAATTGAAATTAAAAAATTGTCCAAAGAACGGTTGCTAGAATTAGCGCAATTGGAAAACAAGTAA